The Candidatus Nanopelagicales bacterium nucleotide sequence GCCCCGTGTCTGTTCGAGTTCCTTCACCGCCGGGATGAGCATCGCCACGATCGGAGTGGTGTTGATCAGCGACGAGATGATTCCGACCGGGGCGATGATGCGGCGCAGAGTCTGGGCGGCCGACGTGACAGTCGACAGGAGCCGCCAGGTGACGCGTGAGACCACGCCGGTATGAATGACGCCCTTGGCGATCACCAGCATGCCGGCGACGGTGATGACACCGCCGTTGCTGAGCCCGGAGAACAAGGCCTGCGGCGGGGCGATACCCGCCACTCCGGCGACCGCGATGGCGCACGCGAGGGCCAAGGTCGCGGGAACCCGGCCCGAGGCCATGGCCACGAGGGTGGCCAGCACGATGAATGCGGCGAAATAGATCACTGCCTCTGCCACTCCCTTCTCGGCCGAGCGTCACGCTCCGGGACCGAGCGGCGCGAATCTGTCGGTCAGTACAGCAGGTGAACGGGGTTCGACGCAGATCTGAACAGCAGGTGACGGACAGCCAGGTCGCCCTGTCGTTCTGCCGCACTGGTCGCCCATCCGCCGACCGGGGGGAATCGAGGGATTCCCCGTCCCCTCACGCGGCTTGGCGGCCTATGCTCACCGGATCACGCCCAATGCGGGCGGGAGCTGAGCAGAGGATCCGGTATGCGAAGCACTCCACACTCACGGCGATTCACATGGCCGACGATCGGCACCGCGATCATCGCCATCGTGGCGGGGCTCGGAATGACCACAGCGAACCCCGCGACAGCAGCGGACACCACGCCGCAGGACTCGGCCAAATCCGTGATCTTCATGGGCGACTCGGTCACTGCAGGGTTCGGCTACTTCGGGCAGAAGGAGAACGCCAAGAACGTCACCGGCAAGGTGAACAACGAGTTCCCCAGTGCTTGGTACTTCGGCGACAACAGCCTGTCCGACTGCAGTCCGCCCAGCTCCGGTACGCCTGACGACCGATGCAGCAACAACAACTTCAATGGTGCTCCGTGGAGCGCGGGGCCGTGGCAAGCCGGCCCGAACGCGCCCGATGTCGCCTACTCCTACCAGATCGCCGGATCCCAGGATCCGAACGCTGCCGCACCAGTGGAGAACTGGGCAGTCACCGGATCCACCCCCGCCATGTGGGATGACGGTGGCGCCTTCAACTTCCAGTTGAAGAACATCAAGGACACCCACGTGGTCATGACGTTGGGCGCGAACCCGATCCTGGCGAGTTTCCTCCAGGTGAAGTTGTCACTGGTGCCGGTCACGAACGGAGCCTGCGCGGACTCCACCCAATGGCTGGGCTGGACCGGATGGTGGGCATACCCGCCGTCGAATGTGGTCAAGTGCGCCGATCAGCAGTGGTCTCAGAACAAGCAGACCGATCACCTCGTGAGCGTCTACAAGACCCTGTTGAAGAACAACAACAAGGTCCTCGCCATGGGCTACTACCGCGCCTGCCCATGGTCGTTCGGTGTGTGGCAGCCGGAGGGCAACGTCGCCAAGGGTCCGGCGGCGGGCAACTCCTGCCCGTCTCAGAAGCAGCAGGTATCGGAGTGCAGCAGGTGCCGGGTCGACGGCAGCACCACTCAGTGGGAGCAGGCGGTGGCCGCGCAGAATGCGATGAACGACAAGATCGCGGCCGCCGTTGGGACAGTGCAGGATTGGGCTCGGGGTCAGAGCGGCATGAAGCCAACTGATCTGCAGTACGTGCTCCCCGATCCTGGTTCGTGGCAGCAGCATCAGGCATGGCACAACGACTCCTGGATCTTCAAGAACGACACCTGGATCCATCCGAGCAAGGCGGGCCATGCGCAACTCGCCAAGGTCGTCACCGGCAAGATGTGTTCGGCGTGGGGTCAGTGGTGCGGCACGCAGCCCGCGTGGGACACGACCCCTCAGATCGAGGCAGCCCGGATCACGCAGGAACTGCGTGGATCGGTTCCGGACGTGATCAAGACCAATCGGCCGACCGATCTGCCGAATCGCACCAAACGGGACCTGCCTATCGGATGGGGCAGCGATACGCCGGGGAAGTGCACGGTGTTCGAAGGTGATGTGGTGGGCAAGAAGTCCGGACAGTGCACGCTCACGGCTTACTCAGCGCGCAGTGGTGAGCACAAGGCCCTCGACGAGGAGTACGTGTTGCGGGTCAAGTGATCCCTGCGTCCGGCTGCCTGCGTCAGGTCCGCGTCCGGCAACGGTGGACAGGAACTCTCGAGGAGCGATCACACTCTCGAAGATCGACCAAACCCTCGAGGGTCGACCACCGGACACGCGGATCCGCTCCCCCGAACGTGGCTTGGCCGCCCATCACGGTGACGTGATGAGCGGCCAAGTGACGTCTGATGTCAGGTCAGTTGCGGACCTTGTTGAGCCACTCCTCGACCTGGCGCCGACCACCCTGAAGGGCGTCGCCGGCCTTCGTGCTCGCGTTGTTGAGCAGACGCTCGAGTGAATCAGTGGCACCGGCCAACTTGTCCTTGGCCTCGCCGGTGATCCGATCGATCCGACCCTCGTTCTCCAGCGACTTGTCTCCGGTCACGGCGCCGGCGGCAACCTTCGCGCGACCCTTGATCTTGTCCTGTGCTCCGGCCATGTCGATGTGCTCCTTCGTTCTTTGACGGTCACCTTGCTGGTGCCCGGCCTGACCCCGGCTTCCCCCCGACGCTGCGACGGCAAACCCTGTGAGGAAGTTTGTGGCCCTGACCACATCGGGACCTTCGTCCTGAATCGGCGTTCGTTCATGGTGTCGGCTCGCTCGGGTCGGTATTCCTGGAGTTGGTACGTTCTGTCGCTCTGGCAACGTCCAGAGGGGTGGTCCAGGGGGGTGGTCCAGAGGGGTGGTCCAGAGGGGTGAACGTCCTGAACAGCAAGGAGAAGAGCAAGGAAGCAAGGAAGCAAGGAAGCAAGGAGAGGTGAGGGCAGTGATCGAACATGCTGAGTGCCCGTCCTGTGGTTGGGAGGGTCAGGTCCTGCCGGAGCGTGGTCGGGCCCTGTGCCCCGAATGTGAGTGGTACTTCTCGCTCCCCGATGATCCGCTCGATCGCCGCATTCTCGGTGCCGACTCCTGACTCTTGAGGACCTGCCGACTCCGAACACAAGAGCGCCCGACTGTCGAGGACATGGGTCGATCGCAGGGCCGCAGGTACCCTGTGCCACGGAAGGACCGTGATGACCAGACTC carries:
- a CDS encoding CsbD family protein; its protein translation is MAGAQDKIKGRAKVAAGAVTGDKSLENEGRIDRITGEAKDKLAGATDSLERLLNNASTKAGDALQGGRRQVEEWLNKVRN